From the Rhea pennata isolate bPtePen1 chromosome 1, bPtePen1.pri, whole genome shotgun sequence genome, the window TCCTTCAGTGCTTTGTGCAGGCGAACAATTTACAGTGAGGAGAAATGAATACAACTCAAGGTAGAAGGCAgaaattctgtttgcttttcttctctcagtgaATCATTCACCACTATACCCGGATAGCAGAGGATGTCAGTGCACTGAAGCAAAGCGTTTCACCAGGAACACGGCACAAACACGTTTTCTCATATGATGCTGCAATACTTCTGGTGGTCACTAGATAGCCCCCGCGTTTTCCTGGTTCGGGGTGTGACTCCCTAACCCGAAACAGAGCCCCAAACCCCAGCCTTggggcctgctgctgctctcaccTCTGCCCCGATCTGAATGGCAAGACCCATTGGGAAGGCTGGTTCTCCTcgcagcattttgttttctttctttctttccatttttacagTGCTTTTGGTTGTGCTCATTTTGCTCAACAACATTATCCCAACGAAAAAGCTCAATTGAGAGCGTAGGTCTGTTTAGACTGCTAATAATACAGGTTTCTTGTGAGAGTATTTCTACAAAgcacaacatttaaaatacGGAGGGGAATTCAGTAAGGGACAAAAGGTCTCTCCTGAGCACTTGTCAGTGCAAAGTATAAAATCCCCCAAAGGCAGCAAAGTGTTTCCCACCTGGGCAGTGGAGGAAGACTGCTCTGAGTTGGGGGACcccatttcatttctttctacGGGGCCCGACCGCAGCAGCTCAAAAGGCCTTAGCAGGCCCAGGGAGATCACGGGTTTTGCCACCACCTTGGGCAAGACGCATGTATTTAACCTGCTGCGAACGGGGGGACCTTTCCTTAAGCAAGCCACAAAATCCCTCACATTGCTCAAGCCTGTTTCCAAATCACCCAGACTGAGCTGCCACACCAAAGCCCTCACTGAAAGACCTGGTGATGTTTCAGGCTCTCGAGGTCTTGCAGCCCAGGAGAGGGCTGCAGGAACCTGCCCCATTGGCAGGCTGAGAGCGGAGCCGCTGCACCGAGCTGCCTCGCCGGCGGTGGCCTTGCCTCTCCTGGGGGCCTCCCCGCGGCACCGCGACCCTCTTGCTTTGATACGTGCGTGATGAGGAGCCCTTGTTTTGTGCTAGTATCAGCCCTGTTAGGGACTGAGGAAGATTTTCAACAAATCAAAACTCCAGCTTATGTGGCTTTAGAGAAAATGTGGAAGGCCAAACCGTTCGTCCTCTGTAGGCTCATCTCCTAAGCTAAAACCCACAGAGAAGAAATCACCAGCCTACGGCTGCTTAAATCCTATTATCTCAGAAGGGAAGAACTAGAGGGGTGACTCATGTTtgactcattttttttgaacatgAAGTGTGCTTTGGGTACTTAGGATACATCCATCAGTTCTGGCTGGCAGTACTGCCATTAGTGCAATAAAAACTCCCCCCCTTCCTCCGTCTCTGTAAcctttatcttttccttttatattatGATGCCTCATAACTTGAAAGTTTCAGGACATTGGTATTTGGTTTGCATGAATCGTATTGCAAGAGTTCACACCCAGCTCTACAGTTACCAGTATCTATGCCTTTATCCAATAAAGGTTTACTAAACAGCACCTTCTTACACAACAAATCTCTTTCCCATACTAATGAACATCCTTTAgatgatgttttatttctgatagTAATAAAAAACTATAGAAACTGCAAGACTGAGTTAGATTCTCTTgtaatattataaaataaatgatagcTCTATGCTaatggaaaaaatctttaacttGGAATCTAAAGTCATATGCTTCAAATACATCTTAATTACATGGCAAATATACGTATATTTGCTCAGCACTATTACTGCTTAGCTACTATAGTGAGAGATAGCATTTAATTAAGTTAATAATAAATGCATATTATAGTTGGGgggaaaatgctaaaaatacttCAATGTGTGTTGAAACATTGCTCCAATTTTTAAATCTCCAGTCTAGAAATCCAGCTAAATATCCAATaactaattttaatttgaaagcaaGACTTCAGATTACTTGACTATTGGGAATTTTAACACTGAAAGAGCATCCTTGTCGTCAGATGACAGTAGCCTAAGCTGTTAATCAAGATGCACGCCCCCGTGTGGTGATCACTGCACActtttttagatgaaaaaattCCTAGGCAATCTGGATTGAAGACTGCAGCTTCTTACATTCATACTTTATTCAGGGCATAACGAGATGCAACCAATAAATAAAACCACTTGCATgtttaaatttaacttttaaagtaaatttaactttttaaaaccCTAGAATCTAAGGGATACAAAGGGTTTGAAGGGATATAGTTTGCAAATAAATGTACAGTCTGCCCAACTACATCCCACAAGTGGGGTTGCCTACAGCTGCTGAGGTGCTGCCAAGGTGGTCTCTTCCATGCTTGTGTTCCTAATCCCTGCAACAGCACCCCAGATTAGCAAAGGTTCAGAGTACTCCAGAGAGCTTCTCCAGAGATGGCCTGTTACATTTTGCAGTAATAACGATTTACTCCCTGATAAGAATGTGCTGATGAATCCAGTCATAGAGGTTAATCATTGAATCTGTGTAGCAGAAAGTACTCTCCATTGAAAGACTGGTGAGGTAGTAAGCACCAGACTGGTTATGGAAGGAATACAGAAGAATGAAGAACCAGGATCTAATCTTAAATGTCACTGATAACATTATAGCTGTGGACAAATCACTTAACTTTGGATAAACAGTTTGAAAATCAACTCTAGAATGGGGAAAGATCTACTTTTGAAGAATGCTTTGAGGTGTCCTCATTAAACAATGCCATACAAATCCAGTGCGTCACACTTCGACTGTTGGCACTTGAGGGCCGTGCACCCTCCAGAGCCTATGGTATTTCATGTTCCCATTAAGCTGGTGGGGACACCAGGGTGGATTCTGACTGACTCCTTCCCTGTCCCTCTTCTTTCATCTCATGCTACAGAAAAAGCTCTTCTGCCTGTTCTCTTGGTGAATGCTGGGGCAAGCACTCCAAGAACAGCTGGGGTGGGAGGCAAGAAAAGTCTAAGCTCACCATGATTGAGTGAGAGGACAAATAACCTATGAGAAAAATCTCTCCCCTAGAAATACTTCTGGGAAAGTATGTAAGCAATCAGTAGAAATAACAGTAATTCCAATATCTTACCTGCTTGTTGGCTTTCAGCACTGCCCTCAGGGTTGCTATCTGTTCCCGCTTGGTACTCAGGAGTGACTTCAATTTCAGTATCTCTTCCATTAAGGCCTCCTTGTCTTTGTCAATCATGGGTGCCAACTCCCGAGCTGCTGCGCGCTGGCGTGACAGCTGCAGTGACCGATCTACAGCCTTCTGCAAGTGCTTGATTTGGTCCCTTATTATGGCATTGAGGTTGTAGATGTTCATCGGCTCTTTGCGAATGTCACTAGTATCGGAGactggggaggaaggaggggctGTGATGACAGGAGAAATTGTAGGTGTTTTTGTTGGGCTCTGTTCCTTGACAGGCTCTGTGCCCTCTTTTGTCACCTGTTCGGTTGGGGTCCTGGCTTCTACTGGTGATGCCATTCCCCTTCTAGCAAGCCGTGGAGAAAGGAGACCTCGAGGGTCATCCGGTCCCTTCAGGCTTCCACTGCGGGTGACTCTGCTTTGCCTGTAATAGTCCAACATGACCCTGTTTGGTGTCTCATTGTTGCACAGGCAGACGTGATGGTAGAGCTGAGCCAGCTCCTCGCTAAAGGTCACCAGCTCATCCTGGGCGGTGTTGAGGGTGTTATGGTTCTCGTTTGCTACGCTTGTCATTCTTTGTAATTCCTTCTCCATGTGGACCattttttcctggctttcctTGGTTGATTTCTCCAGGTTTGTCACCTGCTCATTGTACGTTTGGATTCTGCTCTCATACTTGGCCTTCTCTTCAGTGTAATTTTCcacatatttattatatttttcctttaaggcTTTGATTTCAGCTTTAAGGTCGATCACCTCAGTGACTGCTACTTTGTATTTACATTCTAGGATCTCCAGGCCATTGATGTCCACTTCATAGTCATGTGCTTCCTCCCCAGGGTCTCGGCCCTTCTCACAGTCAAGTTCTGCTTTCAGCTCCTTgttgctctgcagccccctcATGGCATTGACATGCTCCGTGAGCCTGTGGACTCTCTCATGTTGCTCAGTGAGGGCTCCCTTGGTGTGCTCCAGCTGTGTCTGAGACTCCTGAAGGTTGGCCAGGAGAATAGCCTTCTCTCTTTCCACCTACAACAGAATCAAAGTAAGAAATTTCATCCTACCTGCACTTTTCTGCTGAACACCAAACTCTGCCAATCACATCCATCTCTTCCGCTCCACCAACACAACTTGAAGGCTTCAAAGTCTTCAAGGAGATTTTGAAGTACCTGTACCCCTCATTCATAAAATTAAGTCCCAGAGATATCTTGATCTTGTAGGGAGTTAAATAGTTTTATCCCCGCTACCATTTGTAATGTCACAAGATCATCATGTTTTACACATTGCCCAGTAAAGAATTACTTGATGCCCAAGCAATTCTGCCTAGTCACCTAAAACAGAGTGATAATACTGTATTTAATAGAGTAGATATTCTCTGAATTTTAATAGGCAGAAACCGCAATAATATCAACCATAATGTGTTATACTGACACATACACATTTGTCAATGGAGTTTGAATTTGCATTTCTCATGAAGAGCTCCACCACTCattcaaaatctttatttatatatttgggCTGTTGCAAACACTCATAAAAGAGCGTTTGATTACTGAATGCAATTATAGTAAACAAATGCCTGTCCGCATTTCTATAGATTAGATTAAATTGCCACCATGTGTGAATATAACAGACTGGGACACTGAGCACATGCAGCTCCCAGGACTCCCCACATCCAACATTTAACTGTATGCAAAATTCATCCCTTTAAggacaaggggaaaaaagcaggatttGTGGTATAACTACCAAACTATTGGCTGTAACTTGATAAGTTCCCTCTGAAATCTGATTTCGAGCAGCAGAAGATGTCATGGAGCATTCCTCTAGAGGTTTTATAAACAGTGTCTTAAAGCAAGTGAGTAATTTGGTCTGTTCAGATAGTTACTACTTTCAGGTAATACCCCTGAAAGACTTCCCATTTAACTTCTAAATTTAAAACTCCAGGCTTTTCTTTCTATGCCTTCATTCAGTTCTGAATTGGGAGCCAGAGGAAGGCAAAAATATATGGGCTCCTTCTTGCTATCGTGGCTTTTGCAGCAGGATCAGGGTGTCTGCGGAAATCCTGAGCCCAAGTTtactgctctctctctcccatgGCTGCAATATCTCAGCCCTGTGTTCACATATGCAGTGAAACTGGCAGTTTCCACATTCGCTTTATGAGTAACTGAATTActaattcagaaaaatcaatgCTGTCAGTTGTGaaaaaccctttaaaaaaagatatccTTCGCTATCAGCATCTCCCCAGGTAGTGTTTGGAAGACTCAAATTGGCCATCGTGAAACTTgccaaagggggaaaaaaagccttttagaGACTTAAGAGAATATTAATGCTGTCTCAGAAAATGTTCCAGCAGTAGTTCAGATTCCTGTTATCTCAGAACTAGGAAtgcaggggctgctgctgaaACGTATTACAGCACTAAAGCCTACGCTGATCCCCTGGTTTTGTAGACAGGCTTTCAAAACATGGCTTTTTATTAGAACCTTTAATCATTTGCAGTCACCACATCCAAGGAACAAAAATAGAAACCACGttaaaaaccttaaaaaaatcGGCCTAGTTTTCCTGTGTGCAGGTGAGTGATGacttaagaagaaaaaacagggCCAAACTTCATCATTATTTAATGATTTAGGGAAAATATGACTCCTTGGATGGAGAGACCTTCATTTTGGGCGCTCCATAACCTGTGCTGCGAGGTGGTGGAAGAGGACAGCCAAGTGCCAGGAGCACAGTGATACGTTTCTCTGACACTATTCCCCACTTGCTGTCCcagtttccttctcttccctgttACTGCTCTTTCCCAGCATCAGCCCactctttctgaattttattaacAGAAAGTCCAAAATAGCATAACCTTCTTCTCTGCCAAGCAGCCACCATAAAAAGTGACTGCTCTCCCCAGACCTCTCTCTCAGACCCGTCCCAGGGAGCCTCGGGGAGTTATTCAGCAAAAGCTTTCTCACTAGCTTTcccctgtttttctttttcagcaatCAGTCTTCCCCAGCTCTACTCTCCCTGGAAACTTTCAGCTGAACTCCGGTTGATACCACCGGCTACAGCAGGCTTGGGTGTTAACTGGGGCATTTATTCCTTCAGCCTGGTAAGGTGGGCTAAACCTGTGTATGAAAATCAGACTTCCAGTTAACTTAATGGACTGTCTCACGTTACGACTGACGCGGCGTGTATAATAATGATATATTACATACCAAAGGCAGttgtctttttaaagtttttagtGGCACTGTGGGTCTGTTCAAAGCCTTGGAAGCACACAAGTAACAGTCGACGCCACTAGCGTAAAAACAAATATAGAGCTAACAGCCAGAGAGCCGCCCCTTCGATCCAGCGTTAAAGCAGCACTGGCTTTCAGTGACTGCTTAAAAAGTTGGACAGAACTGGCCCTGATCTCAGCTCTCATAGACTAcgatgaaagaaaaacataacagAACTAGGAGGGATCTCTATCATCATTTCTTTCTATGCTGAACACAAATGGTTCTggaacaaatatttctttttgatacTTCAGACTGGCATGATAGACGAagagcttaaaaacaaaagactgCTTCCAGAGAAAAGATCTGACATCTAAAACCCATACACCAACTTGGACAGTaggtaaaatgaaatacatctaCCTACTGACTTTTACTTATTACAGTCCAGTAATAATGGATGAAGCTAATCTACTTCGGGGTGAAGGTATAAGTACGTGCTTCTACTTtcaagagagggggaaaaaaaaccccaaagctcAGACTGAGCCCTGAGGACACTATCTGAATACTGACAACTCTCTGCTGGTTTTCAGTACAGTAATTATATTTCTTGTTCTAGACAATACTGTGTCTTATTTCCACCCACAGTAAACTTTTGGGGATAGGCCATTATTTTTGGTATATCCTTCAAGGATTCAGGTTTGCGGAGATtcccctctcagtttgttcTATAGTTTGCAATTATGGGAACCAATTTAACCATTGCTATTTATCACCCCCTTCCCTTTATTAACATGAGTTGATCATCGAACAACAAGGAGTGAACCAAATGAACAGGAAATGCACTTCAAGGACCCTGAATCTCAGCCTTATCTTTTTTGTCAGTACTAGACAGTGGAAGAAGTGAATACGTGctacttgacttttttttaaaaaaaaaagagaatttaatcAAATTTTTCCAAATAAGACAATGAAGATGTCAAGAATAAGGAAAACAACAttgtggaaggaaaagaagaatacTAGGCTCTAAAACTGAGATGACTAATTCTTCCCACTGAACAACAGAcagagaagcagagcagaggacCATGAACAAATGGAATATGAGAATTTTCAGGAAGACATTTGTCACCTCCTGGATTTAAAAGAACCATGCAGGGAAAATGAGCACTTGCAATTAAGCCCCTTCTAGGGACTAGCACACATCATGGAGCAGCAGAGTCTCAAAGTTGTTGAAGGAATTATATCTGTGGTGTATAAGAATTTTTTTGGCGTGGGCTTCTTCTTGAGCTTGTCACACACGTacaaaacagcagttttcttcCCTCAAAAAGGGAGCCTGTTGTcctatatatattaaaatgtttcccAAGAGACGTACAATTCCTTCAGCAATTCTGCCACAGcctcttcagagaaaacaggaggaaTATAAACTGTTGATATATGACAAACTGAACAACACATGGCAGAAACACCACTAAAGAGAGGAAATCCAATTTTGCTGAAGAATTACTTTTTGTCAGCTTGAACTCAATTAAACCTCAAATCTAGTATGCAGAAAAATCTTGGAGgaaattttcacatttaattCGTTTGCCCTCAGGTGATGTGCATCAGTATTTTGCAGTAAGCCTTTCCTGTAGCTAAAGATATCAGGTTTCTTACTGGGtctattccttctctttttagaCCTTTTACCATAACTGGCACACTGGGCAATAGTAGCTGCTATTTGTGTGAGGTTGCTGTGGCCTGGCAAAGCCACTGTGactgagaaacatttttatttcttttctagagCGCTACAGTCCTATAGGGGACAGTTTGTGGCTAGTCTTTTCCAGAAGGTTGGCTGTTTCTTAAAAAgtgtaaaacaaacaagcaatattaaaattaaagttgATTGAAACAACTTTCACTCCAAATTTATATTGCATGAATTTCATTGTATATTAGACTTGAAAAcgtttaaactgtattttaaaatgtaaccatttcagagcattttttctgaagctgttctttctaattttttcatattgtgtttctaaatgaaatcaaaagctgcatataataaacaaatataaatatatgtgtattatCTATTATATATGTATCATTACATACAtctgtgtatgtatacacacacaaaaaatcatAGATTTTATATTTGAACATTGGGACAGTTTCTGACAgaattttccacagaaataaaattccaaaTTTCAAGATTTTCCAGTTAGACTACATACATGTATCAAAGGTATTTCTACAAAGCACTAGATATCATATAATCAGTATTTTCCATATCGTAGCTCAGATCAAACCTTCCCACAGTTCATTTGGCaatgaagtaaataaaacatttaactgTTCAGCAAATATATAACATATCATATAGGGTTTTATTGCTCTCTAGCAAGTGCTGAAGAGAGATTTTGCTCAACTTAACTTTAAGGTCATCTTCCACATTTTAGGCAGGTCTCCCTTTagaagaggcattttttttgGAAGCCCATAATCAGAAAATAGTGGACTTTTCCTTGAAAGTGCCAAAACCTTTCAGTTCCTGTGGCATGGAAGACATTCAACAACTTGAATAACTCTTGATATATATGTGTTGTGTTTTACCCCTTCTAAGATTATGTCAACATCGGAGCTTGAGTTTTTATCTGAACCACTCCCAAGCTCCAATTCTGATCATGCCCCATCTGGGCTTGGACAGACAGACAACGACCTGCTGGCTGCCTGCTCCCCAAGGGCGCTCCCTGCATGCAGCCAGCGTGGCCAACACCACGCTGTGGCATCTCACACGCCACAGGCTCTCTAAGTGAACATTTGTTGAGAAGAATGTCCCTCTCCTTTTGCCCTCTTTTGATGGTACGCCAAATCCTCTTCAAACTGAAGTTAATGGCAAAAACTCCGAGTTGCAGGGGGGAATAACTGAGTGTCTGTatttcagtgggtttttttttaagatagctTTGGTCATATTGAAGCATACATTCCTCCACTTGGCACTCTAAGGAACATTTCCTGCTATTAAACTGGGAAAATGACACCAAAATCTGACCATTGACAACAACAGTTGTATTTCAGTCCCATTCTCCTCTTCCCACTAAACATCAGCTCAGATCACACTGTGTTGGCACAGGGGTATTCTGTTCCTAGAGGTATTTCATGCAAAATCAGGACAGGAAGAAACACCAAAGCAGAAGTGGAGAACAGGACATATGTGGCCAAGAACATCCCTGGGGGAAATCAAGTTCATTGCAAAAGCTGGTACTAGAATCCATAAGATGTGTCTAAGCAGAACATTAAATTAAGCTCTTACCTGCATGAGTTGCTGCTTcagcttctgtatttctgatatGTTGAGCTCACTGAAGAGGTCCGAGACTGGGTGCAGGGATTCCCCTTTCCTAACTGCGGGAGTTCGGAAGTCACCATTGAGTTTCACAAGAGGCCCATGGATATGTCCGTTCATTTTGTCATCATTGTTGGGCTCGCTTCCATCCTCTGCGAACTTTAATCCATCTACTGATATATTAATATGGTTATTATACATACTGTCATTGAGGTTGATATACTGGGAGAGTTCCTTCCTCAGATTGTTCTTTTGctccctttcattttttaaagtttccagGGCTTCCTCCAGTTGATGCTCAGCAATCTCCTTCAACCGGATGGCATCTTCTAGCTGACTATTAAGCAACACTGTCTCCTCCTCAAAGCGTTTAATCTCATGCTTTAAGCCTTCATATTCAACCTGAATTAGACAAGACAAAGAACATTCATAATACTAAAACTTGAGTCATGAAAACCTGCCATTCATTAGCCTTATTGAAATAGGTGCTatagaaaatacaatttcaaatACCAGGCACTGCATGCAGTTGCAAAAACAGGCTGCACAGAAAATGCAAGTGGACCTCTCTATTGAATACTGCGCTGCTCATTTTTTCAGGAGGTGAGAATCAAGAAATAAAACCCCCTTTTCCAAGCCACTTAAGAGGATAAACAGTGTATTTCACGGAAAGAAGGTTGTTTAGTACCAGGTGTCCTGGTAATCAGAGATTTGTTATGCGTTGCCATAAGCAGTATTGGTATACTGTGGTATGTATCGATCTTAAGTTAATATGGTTTGAGTTATTAATTGCCAGTATTCTGAAGACGACTGTAATCTTCATATCTAAATTCTTATCGGACATAAGTCACTGAGGCAGGCACAGATACTGTAAAGTATCTTGGCATCTTAGTAGTGTTGAAATCTACGGATGGAAGGTACAAAACTCTTAGAAGAGGCCCAACCATCTTCTCTGCAAGTGTCACACAAGCTTCTCCATTATTtgagaaacatttaattttaaaaacgGAACAGCAGACTGATCACACAACCAGTTTAAACCACAAGAGGCTCCAAGTTGTTAAGAGATTTTAAAACTACAGGGGAAAGGTAACAAATAGCTCGTTCGGCCACACAGTGCTTGAACTGTGTGTACGGATGCCTTTGCTGAGCACTTGGCAACCTGTTGCTGAAACACCTTCCTGGTGAACTGGTGCTGCTTCATCAGGCTTGGCAGGACTAACTGGTCTCTTGCCTTCCCAGAGCACAGccacccagccccacacctAGGTGTAGTATCTTATCAATATATTTATTGGCAGTgtgcacagaagaaaacaacagcttttTCACATCTAAATGGAAAATTTCCCAATATcagaagaaattctgcagtAGTTTggtgaaacagaaaaggaaatgctgaattttcatgcttttataaGACTCTTCAGTTGAAACATTTCTACTTTTAATGAATTCATATGCATTACTATCTGCAATTTTAAGGTACAGTCTAGTTTGTTCTTCATttgacatttatatttatacacatgtatgtatatttttaaatgaactataATAAGGTTCTggtaaaaaacagaaacatcaaCCGTTCCTTTTGGAATAGAATATTTATCAACCTGTCAAAAGTCTTGTACTTGTAAGCCTTTGGAAAGGCAAACTTAAAAACTGAAGCACTAGTCTTCAAACTCAGAATGGAAAAACACCAAACAACAAAGAAAGTTCCCATGTCATACTgggaaatgttaaaaagaataGCAAAATCTATGATATTTTGAAATCTCTATTTATAAACTTGAAATCTTTTTGGACTGCAGACATCCATCTAAAACATTATAAAATCCAACCTAGCAGCTATGTTTACAACTTAAGGACACAAACACACCTAACGTCTTGCatttaaattctatttcaaTTGCTATTTTAGGAATTACAAGAGCATGGAAATGCAATAggaaatgactgattttttaatgtcattCAAAATGTGGCAATCCTTCTTCTCTCCATGCACAGCTGGTATTTGGATGCATTATAAGTAAAATATTGTGACAGAGTATTGCAAACACTTccaaacagattttcttctgatgGAAACTAGGACAGTCCAAAAAGGAgtcttcacattttttcctgagagTGTGAAAATGCCCCCTGCGAGGctagtgaggaaaaaaaaatgtgtctcaAAGGGAGAATTTTCTGGCTTGGTAAATAACTCTGACACAAAGATCTTCTAGAAATTCACTTTCAGAGGTGCAAAAGGCATGGTACCTTTATAAACAAGGAAACAATGTACCAGTTTCTGTTACCTGTATATTCCCCTACTGAACTGCTTCagtgttttaaatgtttcagtCTCCTTTGTGCTAGAagcataaaatatacataagGATAGATAAAATAGTACTGCATATTCCTACAGGAGTAAGATAAGTTTTGTTAGCAGGCTCCCATTACAAACCATGACAATgttagatatttatttttatgctataagtaaatatttattatatttatttttgataaaagcCCTAATTGAGCCATTCAGTAGCTCAGGACATAAAACAGGGACTGCAAAGCAGTACTACAGTGTATCAGAAATGAAGGCAATGGCGTTATACAGTACAATCCTATGCTAGTCTGGGAGGCGtctaaaaagataaaaactgtTTCATCATCCAGATTGGatacttacttatttttcacGGCAAACTGacttttctgaaatgagaacAAACCTCTTTTGTTCAACTTAAAAGACCACCGTGTTCTTGCTAGCTTCCTCAGCAGGGTTTGCATCCAGCGGCAAAGGAAGCTCTGCTTTTGCAAGGGGGCAGGGAAGAGACCCCGCGACCGTGGGCGCCTGCGTGTACGGGGGTTTCACCCCACCGCGGTGCCTCCGCCGCGCTGCACGGGGAAGTGCAGTGCGCTGGCCTGCTGGCCGCTGCCAATTGCTGTGACGGGGGGAAGTCAAGAGACAAACCGGGAGCGTGCGACATGCCGTCTCCCGTTTTTTCGAGGCTTGCCAAACGTGCAGGTTAGCATTGCTGAGGAGAAAGCAATCTTGGTGCAGGAGGAGACGGAAAGGAAGAGCAGGCAGAACGTTACTCCCCTTTTCTGCACTTAGGAAGAGGAAACAGTGCAGGAAATAGAAAGAGGAAACAGCGGTTAGGCATCGAGTGCAGTGGGTAAcgagggaggagaggaaaagcagaaagtgaaaaGCTACAGTTCTACCTATTTTCAATAATTATTCTGCTATTGAAAAGTTCTGTGTAGATATATGCCACCGGGATTTTCCTAAAACTGAGGGAAATGCCTCCCCATATCTCAAAAATGGCCAATAATATTGTTATAGAGCAAGCGTTTAGCAAAAACCCTActgaaaatacataaagaaaCTTCTATCAAAGTGCTCTGCTAGAACACGTTAGGGAAATTTGagaaaatgatgctgttttTCAGCATAGCACTTAGACTCCTTTGATGCTTACTTGATTCTGTTTCAGTGTGGACACCAGTTTCTGTAAagtgatattttcttcttcaagttCAGTGTAGTCCTGTAGAAGTCTCGCCTCTCGAAACTTATATTCTCGAATTTCATCTTTCATTCGTATCCTCTGTAGTTCCACCATTTCATTATTCTGATGAGAGAAAATACAAGTATGTTACCACTCACTCATGGCCATTTTAGTGATAAACACTGTCTGTAGAAAAagccacacaaaaaaa encodes:
- the BICD1 gene encoding protein bicaudal D homolog 1 isoform X5; the encoded protein is MAAEEVLQSADHYKSEIERLTRELSETTHEKIQAAEYGLVVLEEKLTLKQQYDELEAEYDGLKQELEQLKEAFGQSFSIHRKVAEDGETREETLLQESASKEAYYLGKILEMQNELKQSRAVVTNVQAENERLTAIVQDLKENNEMVELQRIRMKDEIREYKFREARLLQDYTELEEENITLQKLVSTLKQNQVEYEGLKHEIKRFEEETVLLNSQLEDAIRLKEIAEHQLEEALETLKNEREQKNNLRKELSQYINLNDSMYNNHINISVDGLKFAEDGSEPNNDDKMNGHIHGPLVKLNGDFRTPAVRKGESLHPVSDLFSELNISEIQKLKQQLMQVEREKAILLANLQESQTQLEHTKGALTEQHERVHRLTEHVNAMRGLQSNKELKAELDCEKGRDPGEEAHDYEVDINGLEILECKYKVAVTEVIDLKAEIKALKEKYNKYVENYTEEKAKYESRIQTYNEQVTNLEKSTKESQEKMVHMEKELQRMTSVANENHNTLNTAQDELVTFSEELAQLYHHVCLCNNETPNRVMLDYYRQSRVTRSGSLKGPDDPRGLLSPRLARRGMASPVEARTPTEQVTKEGTEPVKEQSPTKTPTISPVITAPPSSPVSDTSDIRKEPMNIYNLNAIIRDQIKHLQKAVDRSLQLSRQRAAARELAPMIDKDKEALMEEILKLKSLLSTKREQIATLRAVLKANKQTAEVALANLKNKYENEKAMVTETMTKLRNELKALKEDAATFSSLRAMFATRCDEYVTQLDEMQRQLAAAEDEKKTLNSLLRMAIQQKLALTQRLEDLEFDHEQSRRSKGKLGKSKIGSPKSHPRTSGTYLQKLLRAPPHPASTESYLLRGPPSMSEFIHGHRLSKEKRLTVATPVLMLFQKSSHIPALSVPLSTVSLSLLLTPNLHMQRKRKCKQSGADATRERVVPSEPADNPALLLR
- the BICD1 gene encoding protein bicaudal D homolog 1 isoform X4, encoding MAAEEVLQSADHYKSEIERLTRELSETTHEKIQAAEYGLVVLEEKLTLKQQYDELEAEYDGLKQELEQLKEAFGQSFSIHRKVAEDGETREETLLQESASKEAYYLGKILEMQNELKQSRAVVTNVQAENERLTAIVQDLKENNEMVELQRIRMKDEIREYKFREARLLQDYTELEEENITLQKLVSTLKQNQYYECSLSCLIQVEYEGLKHEIKRFEEETVLLNSQLEDAIRLKEIAEHQLEEALETLKNEREQKNNLRKELSQYINLNDSMYNNHINISVDGLKFAEDGSEPNNDDKMNGHIHGPLVKLNGDFRTPAVRKGESLHPVSDLFSELNISEIQKLKQQLMQVEREKAILLANLQESQTQLEHTKGALTEQHERVHRLTEHVNAMRGLQSNKELKAELDCEKGRDPGEEAHDYEVDINGLEILECKYKVAVTEVIDLKAEIKALKEKYNKYVENYTEEKAKYESRIQTYNEQVTNLEKSTKESQEKMVHMEKELQRMTSVANENHNTLNTAQDELVTFSEELAQLYHHVCLCNNETPNRVMLDYYRQSRVTRSGSLKGPDDPRGLLSPRLARRGMASPVEARTPTEQVTKEGTEPVKEQSPTKTPTISPVITAPPSSPVSDTSDIRKEPMNIYNLNAIIRDQIKHLQKAVDRSLQLSRQRAAARELAPMIDKDKEALMEEILKLKSLLSTKREQIATLRAVLKANKQTAEVALANLKNKYENEKAMVTETMTKLRNELKALKEDAATFSSLRAMFATRCDEYVTQLDEMQRQLAAAEDEKKTLNSLLRMAIQQKLALTQRLEDLEFDHEQSRRSKGKLGKSKIGSPKSHPRTSGTYLQKLLRAPPHPASTESYLLRGPPSMSEFIHGHRLSKEKRLTVATPVLMLFQKSSHIPALSVPLSTVSLSLLLTPNLHMQRKRKCKQSGADATRERVVPSEPADNPALLLR